In Rouxiella sp. WC2420, the following proteins share a genomic window:
- a CDS encoding DHA2 family efflux MFS transporter permease subunit, with the protein MSTTTVPETQASASVTDWIAVFAGALGALMATLDISITNSALPQIQGEIGATGTEGTWISTGYLLSEIVMIPLAAWLSRLLGLRNFLLWCALMFIVFSVICGISDSLTQMIIGRVGQGFAGGAMIPTAQMIIRTRLPRRQLPLGMSIFGVIVILGPVMGPVLGGWLAENVSWNWCFFLNLPVGIGLIALLLTGLPKEKPHWEGFREADWLGIIGLSVGLSCLTVVLEEGQRDNWFDSTLIIWLTIAMVMGFILLGIAQITVKKPVIRLSLLRNPRYVSVLVIVFVVGMGLYCVLYLLPQFLSGVAGYNAQQSGMVLLVSGIPSLLMMPILPRMLRSVDTRFLVIAGVVLFAVSCFLDISLTAQSTGDDFFWSQLLRGAGQIMAMMPLNQASMAAVNDDEVADAAGIYNMMRNLGGSVGLAVLGIFIDRQRKMHDDVIRESVTANSPLAESRISASTGQFFSQSGDLVHAKMQAMGQLANEISQQALVMTYSEAFYVLGLALVCCIPLALLLRAPRLTNK; encoded by the coding sequence ATGAGCACCACAACTGTACCCGAAACTCAGGCCAGTGCCTCGGTAACGGACTGGATTGCGGTATTTGCCGGCGCGCTGGGAGCGCTGATGGCAACGCTGGATATTTCCATTACCAACTCGGCGCTGCCGCAAATTCAAGGGGAAATTGGCGCGACGGGTACGGAAGGCACCTGGATTTCAACCGGCTATCTGCTGTCGGAAATTGTGATGATCCCGCTGGCAGCATGGCTTAGCCGCTTGCTGGGACTGCGAAATTTCCTGCTGTGGTGCGCCTTGATGTTTATCGTATTTTCGGTGATCTGCGGTATTTCAGACAGCCTGACCCAGATGATTATTGGCCGCGTCGGCCAAGGTTTTGCCGGAGGCGCGATGATTCCTACAGCTCAGATGATTATTCGTACTCGTCTGCCGCGACGACAACTCCCCCTCGGGATGTCGATATTTGGCGTTATCGTGATCCTCGGGCCGGTTATGGGCCCGGTTCTGGGCGGGTGGCTCGCCGAAAACGTCAGCTGGAACTGGTGTTTCTTCCTCAATTTACCGGTCGGCATCGGCCTGATAGCTTTGCTGCTAACTGGATTACCGAAAGAGAAACCTCATTGGGAAGGCTTCCGCGAAGCCGACTGGCTGGGCATTATCGGGCTCAGCGTGGGTCTGAGCTGCCTGACTGTGGTGCTGGAAGAAGGCCAGCGCGACAACTGGTTTGATTCGACACTGATTATCTGGCTTACCATCGCCATGGTAATGGGATTTATCTTGCTTGGCATCGCGCAAATTACCGTAAAAAAACCGGTCATCAGACTCTCACTGCTGCGCAACCCGCGATATGTCAGCGTATTGGTGATCGTCTTTGTAGTCGGCATGGGGCTTTACTGTGTGTTGTATCTGCTGCCGCAGTTCCTGAGCGGAGTCGCCGGTTACAACGCGCAGCAGTCGGGTATGGTGTTGCTGGTTTCCGGCATCCCCAGCCTGTTAATGATGCCGATCCTGCCGCGAATGTTGCGCAGCGTTGACACCCGTTTTCTGGTCATCGCCGGGGTAGTCCTTTTTGCCGTCAGCTGTTTCCTCGATATCTCACTGACGGCGCAAAGCACTGGTGACGATTTCTTCTGGTCACAGCTGCTGCGCGGCGCGGGCCAAATCATGGCGATGATGCCACTGAATCAGGCGTCGATGGCCGCGGTCAACGACGATGAGGTCGCCGATGCAGCGGGCATTTATAACATGATGCGTAACCTCGGTGGCTCGGTTGGGCTGGCCGTGTTGGGGATCTTTATCGATCGACAGCGAAAAATGCATGACGACGTGATCAGAGAATCAGTGACCGCAAATTCTCCACTGGCAGAAAGCCGAATATCGGCCAGTACCGGGCAGTTTTTCAGTCAAAGTGGCGACCTGGTACATGCAAAAATGCAGGCCATGGGGCAATTGGCAAATGAAATCTCCCAGCAGGCACTGGTGATGACCTATTCAGAAGCTTTTTATGTCCTGGGACTTGCGCTGGTGTGTTGTATTCCACTGGCGCTGCTGCTGCGCGCGCCACGTTTAACTAATAAGTGA